GACGATCCAGGAACTCATACATACGCTCACGGCGCAGAGTCACCTTGACGCCGATCGGCCATCCTTCACGGACTTTAAAGCCAGCGATGGATTTACGAGCGTAGGTCACAACGACTTTTTGGCCGGTGATCTTTTCCAGGTCAGCAACAGCATGCTCGATGACTTTCTTGTCACCAACAGCTTCGCCCAGACCCATGTTCAGGGTGATCTTTGTAACGCGTGGAACTTCCATCACGTTCGAAAGCTTAAGTTCTTCCTTAAGCTTCGGTGCGATTTCCTTCCAGTAAATCTCTTTTAGTCGTGCCATGGTCTTCTACCTAGCAGTGTTCAAGCATCAACCGCTTTTTGGGTCGACTTGAAGACACGAATTTTCTTGCCGTCTTCTACTTTGAAACCAACGCGGTCAGCCTTGTTGGTTTCGCCGTTGAAAATGGCGACGTTAGAAGCGTCCAGTGGAGCTTCTTTTTCGACGATACCGCCTTGTACGCCCGACATCGGGTTAGGCTTGGTATGACGCTTGACCAGGTTCAGACCACCAATAACCAGACGGTTATTAGCAAGAACCTTAAGCACCTTACCGCGCTTACCTTTGTCTTTGCCGGCGATCACGATGATCTCGTCGTCACGACGAATCTTTTGCATGTCGGATCTCCTTACAGCACTTCTGGGGCGAGCGAGACGATCTTCATGAACTTCTCAGTACGAAGTTCACGGGTCACTGGCCCAAAGATACGGGTGCCGATCGGCTCTTGCTTGTTGTTCAGAAGAACAGCAGCGTTGCCATCAAAGCGGATAATGGAGCCATCAGCACGACGTACGCCGTGACGAGTGCGGACTACAACAGCAGTCATCACTTGGCCTTTTTTCACTTTACCGCGAGGAATTGCTTCCTTCACGGTAACTTTGATGATGTCACCGATACCAGCGTAACGACGATGGGAGCCACCCAGCACC
This region of Pseudomonas sp. R84 genomic DNA includes:
- the rplN gene encoding 50S ribosomal protein L14, whose amino-acid sequence is MIQTQSMLDVADNSGARRVMCIKVLGGSHRRYAGIGDIIKVTVKEAIPRGKVKKGQVMTAVVVRTRHGVRRADGSIIRFDGNAAVLLNNKQEPIGTRIFGPVTRELRTEKFMKIVSLAPEVL
- the rplE gene encoding 50S ribosomal protein L5 codes for the protein MARLKEIYWKEIAPKLKEELKLSNVMEVPRVTKITLNMGLGEAVGDKKVIEHAVADLEKITGQKVVVTYARKSIAGFKVREGWPIGVKVTLRRERMYEFLDRLLSISLPRVRDFRGLNAKSFDGRGNYSMGVKEQIIFPEIDYDKIDALRGLDITLTTTAKNDDEGRALLRAFKFPFRN
- the rplX gene encoding 50S ribosomal protein L24, which gives rise to MQKIRRDDEIIVIAGKDKGKRGKVLKVLANNRLVIGGLNLVKRHTKPNPMSGVQGGIVEKEAPLDASNVAIFNGETNKADRVGFKVEDGKKIRVFKSTQKAVDA